One Desulfobulbus propionicus DSM 2032 DNA segment encodes these proteins:
- a CDS encoding 3-deoxy-D-manno-octulosonic acid transferase, producing MKTLLYLLYSALGHGLYAILVLALPLTRFVGGRYGYEADQRLGRYPGRVAVRRSGFLTLWIHASSVGETQAALILIDALRASGESFRFILTSTTEQGHRMARTRLADTAICLMAPLDVRPAVRRAIRSLRPDLYIGLETELWPMLLAQLGNAHVPLLLLNGRLSERSHGRYLRVRSFMRTFLAKFEEVAVITEADGRRFADLGVPVNRIQVCGNLKYDMPAEQTEQTRVAQRRRLGVTDQKIFVCGSTHEGEEELLLPVFRQLAATFAVIWVVAPRHLERLPAVESFFRRAGLAVDRYSELARKGRTAPVVLVDTMGDLADLYCGGDYLFCGGSLVNRGGHNIMEAARWGRPVCFGPSMKDFRDAADLLRTGGGGFEVADAAELTVLLLHHHAHPEAYLAACARAADIAASQRGAVARQVAIVRRHLDRRRKSTPPGEFRA from the coding sequence TTGAAAACACTGCTGTACCTGCTCTACAGTGCACTGGGACATGGCTTGTATGCAATCCTCGTGCTGGCGTTGCCGCTGACACGATTCGTCGGCGGCAGGTACGGCTATGAAGCGGACCAGCGGCTGGGGCGCTATCCCGGCAGGGTCGCCGTCCGGCGTTCCGGCTTTTTAACCCTCTGGATTCATGCTTCCTCGGTGGGCGAGACGCAGGCGGCACTCATTCTCATCGATGCCCTGCGCGCTTCCGGTGAATCCTTCCGTTTTATTCTCACGTCCACCACCGAGCAGGGGCACAGGATGGCCCGCACCCGCCTGGCGGACACCGCTATCTGTCTGATGGCACCCCTTGATGTTCGGCCGGCCGTGCGTCGGGCGATCCGGTCCCTTCGGCCGGATCTGTATATCGGCCTGGAAACGGAGTTGTGGCCGATGCTGCTCGCGCAACTCGGCAACGCCCATGTTCCCCTGCTGCTGCTCAATGGCCGGCTTTCCGAGCGCTCCCACGGCCGCTACCTGCGGGTTCGCTCGTTCATGCGGACCTTTCTGGCCAAGTTCGAGGAGGTTGCGGTGATCACCGAGGCCGACGGGCGTCGGTTTGCCGACTTGGGCGTCCCTGTTAACCGCATCCAGGTCTGCGGCAATCTGAAGTACGACATGCCAGCCGAGCAGACCGAGCAGACCCGGGTGGCCCAGCGTCGGCGATTGGGCGTGACGGACCAGAAGATCTTTGTCTGCGGCTCGACCCATGAGGGCGAGGAAGAATTGCTGTTGCCGGTATTCCGCCAACTCGCCGCCACCTTTGCCGTGATTTGGGTGGTGGCCCCCCGTCATCTTGAGCGTCTCCCCGCGGTCGAATCCTTTTTTCGCCGCGCTGGCCTCGCTGTGGACCGGTATTCCGAACTGGCCCGCAAAGGGCGAACCGCCCCCGTGGTGCTGGTGGATACCATGGGCGATTTGGCCGATCTGTACTGCGGCGGCGATTACCTGTTCTGCGGCGGCAGCCTGGTGAACCGGGGCGGCCACAATATCATGGAAGCGGCCCGTTGGGGGCGTCCGGTCTGCTTTGGGCCGTCGATGAAGGATTTTCGCGATGCCGCCGATTTGCTGCGGACTGGGGGCGGTGGCTTCGAGGTGGCTGACGCCGCTGAACTGACCGTCTTGCTGCTTCACCACCACGCCCATCCCGAAGCTTATCTCGCGGCGTGTGCGCGCGCGGCTGATATCGCTGCCAGCCAGCGGGGCGCGGTGGCCCGTCAGGTGGCCATCGTTCGCCGGCACCTCGATCGGCGGCGGAAATCGACCCCTCCGGGCGAATTTCGCGCCTGA
- the carA gene encoding glutamine-hydrolyzing carbamoyl-phosphate synthase small subunit gives MKALIGLEDGTVMTARSFTGPGEAVGEIVFNTSMSGYQEVLTDPSYTGQLVTMTYPLIGNYGVNNEDMESAGVHPRAFLIREYQDWPSNYRATGNLADFLKQYGVLGVEGLDTRMLTRKIRTTGAMKALITTTDMDPASVVRRARNWAGLVGRDMVERVACAASYRWEGEGPVTGSGFPQGPGRFKVIAYDFGIKYNQLRLLTRKGCRVLVVPATTSAEEVLALRPDGVFLSNGPGDPAGVRGVVGNVGKLLGKVPIFGICLGHQMLGLAYGGTTYKLKFGHRGGNQPVKDLLTGKVEITSQNHGFCVDPKSLPSSVEVTHINLNDGSLEGMRHREWPAFSVQYHPEYAPGPHDAEYLFDRFIQLMEQAS, from the coding sequence ATGAAAGCGTTAATCGGACTTGAAGACGGCACGGTCATGACCGCGCGATCCTTTACCGGACCAGGCGAGGCGGTGGGGGAAATAGTGTTCAACACCAGCATGAGCGGTTATCAGGAGGTGCTCACCGACCCCTCCTATACCGGGCAGTTGGTGACCATGACCTATCCGCTGATCGGCAATTATGGCGTGAACAATGAAGATATGGAGTCAGCCGGCGTGCATCCGCGGGCCTTTCTCATCCGTGAGTATCAGGACTGGCCCAGCAACTACCGGGCCACCGGCAATCTGGCTGATTTTCTCAAACAATACGGAGTGCTGGGCGTCGAGGGACTGGATACCCGGATGCTGACCCGCAAGATTCGCACCACCGGCGCGATGAAGGCCCTGATCACCACCACGGATATGGACCCTGCGTCGGTTGTCCGCCGCGCCCGGAACTGGGCGGGGCTGGTCGGCCGCGATATGGTGGAGCGGGTTGCCTGCGCCGCGAGCTACCGCTGGGAAGGGGAGGGGCCGGTGACGGGAAGCGGTTTTCCCCAAGGCCCGGGCCGTTTCAAGGTTATTGCCTATGATTTCGGCATCAAATACAATCAGCTCCGTCTGCTGACCCGCAAGGGGTGCCGGGTTTTGGTGGTTCCGGCCACCACCTCGGCGGAGGAAGTCCTGGCCCTGCGGCCGGATGGAGTGTTTCTCTCCAACGGCCCCGGCGATCCGGCCGGCGTGCGCGGCGTGGTTGGCAATGTAGGCAAACTGCTCGGCAAGGTGCCGATCTTCGGTATCTGTCTCGGCCACCAGATGCTGGGCCTGGCCTATGGCGGCACCACCTATAAACTCAAGTTCGGCCACCGGGGCGGCAACCAGCCGGTCAAGGATCTGCTCACCGGCAAGGTGGAGATCACCTCGCAGAACCATGGCTTTTGTGTCGATCCCAAGAGTCTGCCATCGTCGGTCGAGGTGACCCACATCAACCTCAACGACGGCAGCCTGGAAGGCATGCGCCACCGCGAGTGGCCGGCCTTTTCGGTGCAGTACCACCCCGAATACGCCCCCGGCCCCCACGATGCCGAATACCTCTTTGACCGGTTCATTCAACTGATGGAGCAGGCGAGCTGA
- the carB gene encoding carbamoyl-phosphate synthase large subunit, with protein MPKRTDIHKILIIGSGPIIISQACEFDYSGAQAVKALKEEGYEVVLINSNPATIMTDPGLADRTYIEPITPECVAKVIERERPDALLPTLGGQTGLNTAIKVAELGVLERYGVELLAANIEVIRKAEGREEFRDAMRKIGLKVPESAIVHTIDEAMAAGERIGFPIIVRPSFTLGGTGGGVAYNRAELNKMVTAGLDLSMTTEVMLERSLLGWKEYELEVMRDRNDNVVIICSIENVDAMGVHTGDSITVAPAQTLTDREYQEMRDAAIAIIREIGVETGGSNVQFAVNPADGELMVIEMNPRVSRSSALASKATGFPIAKIAAKLAVGYTLDEIKNDITRETYASFEPTIDYCVVKIPRWTFEKFPETEDILTTAMKSVGETMAIGRTFKEAFQKGMRSLEVGRMGFGFDGKDDMSSLHQDDLEQGLHRPNSKRISHVFEALRRGMSIERIHELSAIDPWFLHNFKQLVEKGSEIRARGFAGLDRDFLYAVKQHGFSDVQLATLTGTSEDDIRQLRIELGLEPAYKLVDTCAAEFESYTPYYYSTYEQEDESSRSARKKIMILGGGPNRIGQGIEFDYCCVHASFALREIGVESIMVNSNPETVSTDYDTSDKLYFEPLTREDVLNIIEREKPDGVIVQFGGQTPLNLAVPLAKQGVPIIGTSPDAIDRAEDRKRFQQFLQKLGLRQPANGTAHTLDEALAVAGEIGYPVVMRPSYVLGGRDMRIVYNEQGIRSFMAIPGMSGGEHPVLLDQFLKDAIEVDVDAISDGSMTVIGGIMEHIEEAGIHSGDSACVLPPHTLSPAMIEEITAATKAMAKELGVIGLMNVQFAVQGQTLYVLEVNPRASRTVPFVSKATGVPLAKIATKVMLGMSLAQLGFTQEKVLHHWAVKEAVFPFDRFQNVDTLLGPEMKSTGEVMGIDDDLGLALAKSQMATNAQLPQSGTAFLSVRHGDKDAVLPVARKLRELGFTIVATRGTAAKLNENGIACNEVNKISQGRPHILDKIQDGQVQWILNTSAGNRTTEDSYIIRRAALDYHIPYTTTITGGQAMTRAMESMRHKSVGVKTIQEFAKNID; from the coding sequence ATGCCTAAACGGACAGACATACACAAGATACTCATCATCGGCTCCGGGCCGATCATCATCAGCCAGGCCTGCGAGTTTGACTATTCCGGCGCCCAGGCGGTCAAGGCCCTCAAGGAAGAGGGCTACGAGGTGGTGCTGATCAATTCCAATCCGGCGACCATCATGACCGATCCCGGCCTGGCGGACCGCACCTACATCGAACCGATCACCCCCGAATGCGTGGCCAAGGTGATCGAGCGCGAGCGGCCCGATGCCCTGCTGCCCACCTTGGGCGGTCAGACCGGGCTCAACACCGCGATCAAGGTCGCCGAGCTCGGCGTGCTGGAGCGGTACGGCGTGGAACTGCTGGCCGCCAACATCGAGGTCATCCGCAAGGCCGAGGGCCGCGAGGAGTTCCGCGACGCCATGCGCAAGATCGGCCTCAAGGTGCCGGAGTCGGCCATTGTCCACACCATCGACGAGGCCATGGCGGCCGGCGAGCGGATCGGTTTTCCGATCATCGTCCGCCCCAGCTTCACCCTCGGCGGCACCGGCGGCGGCGTGGCCTACAACCGGGCCGAACTAAACAAAATGGTCACCGCCGGCCTCGACCTGTCGATGACCACCGAGGTCATGTTGGAGCGCTCCCTGCTCGGCTGGAAGGAGTACGAGCTGGAGGTGATGCGGGATCGCAACGACAACGTGGTCATCATCTGCTCGATCGAGAACGTTGACGCCATGGGCGTGCACACCGGCGACTCGATCACCGTGGCCCCGGCCCAGACCCTGACCGACCGCGAATACCAGGAGATGCGCGACGCGGCCATTGCCATCATCCGCGAGATCGGCGTGGAGACCGGCGGCTCCAACGTCCAGTTCGCGGTCAACCCGGCGGACGGCGAACTGATGGTCATCGAGATGAATCCCCGGGTATCGCGTTCCTCGGCGCTGGCCTCCAAAGCCACCGGCTTCCCGATTGCCAAGATCGCCGCCAAGCTGGCCGTGGGCTATACCCTGGACGAGATCAAGAACGACATCACCCGGGAAACCTATGCCTCGTTCGAGCCGACCATCGACTACTGCGTGGTCAAGATTCCACGCTGGACCTTCGAGAAGTTTCCGGAAACCGAGGATATTCTCACCACGGCGATGAAGTCGGTGGGAGAAACCATGGCCATCGGCCGCACCTTCAAGGAGGCTTTCCAGAAAGGCATGCGCTCGCTGGAGGTGGGCCGAATGGGCTTTGGCTTCGACGGCAAGGACGACATGAGCAGCCTGCATCAGGACGATCTCGAACAGGGGTTGCATCGGCCCAATTCCAAGCGGATCAGCCATGTTTTCGAGGCCCTGCGCCGGGGAATGAGTATTGAGCGAATCCATGAGCTGAGTGCGATAGATCCGTGGTTCCTACACAATTTCAAGCAGTTGGTTGAGAAGGGTTCGGAGATTCGCGCCCGAGGGTTCGCCGGGCTGGATCGCGATTTCCTCTATGCGGTCAAGCAGCACGGCTTTTCCGATGTCCAGCTGGCCACCCTGACCGGCACCTCCGAGGACGATATCCGCCAACTGCGCATCGAACTCGGACTGGAACCGGCCTACAAGCTGGTCGACACCTGCGCCGCCGAGTTCGAGTCGTACACGCCTTACTACTATTCCACCTACGAACAGGAGGATGAATCCAGCCGCAGCGCGCGCAAGAAAATCATGATCCTTGGCGGCGGCCCCAACCGCATCGGCCAGGGGATCGAGTTCGACTACTGCTGCGTCCATGCCTCGTTTGCCCTGCGTGAGATCGGCGTCGAATCGATCATGGTCAACTCCAACCCGGAAACCGTGTCCACCGACTACGACACCTCGGACAAGCTGTATTTCGAGCCGCTGACCCGCGAGGATGTGCTCAACATCATCGAGCGCGAAAAACCCGATGGCGTGATCGTCCAGTTCGGCGGGCAGACGCCGCTCAACCTGGCCGTGCCGCTGGCCAAGCAGGGCGTGCCGATCATCGGTACCTCGCCAGACGCCATTGACCGGGCCGAAGACCGCAAGCGCTTTCAGCAATTCCTGCAGAAGCTGGGTCTGCGACAGCCGGCAAACGGCACCGCCCATACCCTGGACGAGGCCCTGGCCGTGGCCGGAGAGATCGGCTACCCGGTGGTCATGCGGCCCTCCTATGTGCTGGGCGGCCGTGACATGCGTATTGTCTACAATGAGCAGGGCATCCGCTCCTTCATGGCTATCCCCGGCATGAGCGGCGGCGAGCACCCGGTGCTGCTCGACCAGTTTCTCAAGGATGCCATCGAGGTCGATGTCGATGCGATCAGTGACGGCTCCATGACCGTGATCGGCGGGATCATGGAACACATCGAGGAGGCGGGCATCCACAGCGGCGACTCGGCCTGCGTGCTGCCGCCCCATACGTTGTCACCGGCGATGATCGAAGAGATCACCGCCGCCACCAAGGCCATGGCCAAGGAACTGGGCGTGATTGGGCTGATGAATGTCCAGTTCGCGGTCCAAGGTCAGACCCTCTACGTGCTGGAGGTCAATCCCCGGGCCTCGCGGACCGTGCCCTTTGTCTCCAAGGCCACCGGCGTGCCGCTGGCCAAGATCGCCACCAAGGTGATGCTGGGGATGAGCCTGGCGCAACTCGGGTTTACCCAGGAAAAAGTCCTCCATCACTGGGCGGTCAAGGAGGCGGTGTTCCCCTTTGATCGCTTTCAGAACGTCGACACCCTGCTCGGACCGGAGATGAAATCCACCGGGGAGGTCATGGGGATCGACGACGATCTGGGGTTGGCCCTGGCCAAGTCGCAGATGGCGACCAACGCACAGTTGCCGCAGAGCGGCACCGCCTTCCTCAGCGTCCGCCACGGCGACAAGGATGCGGTCCTGCCGGTAGCCAGGAAGCTGAGAGAACTCGGTTTCACCATCGTGGCCACCCGGGGCACGGCCGCCAAGCTGAACGAAAACGGTATTGCCTGCAACGAGGTCAACAAAATTTCCCAGGGACGGCCGCATATCCTCGACAAGATCCAGGACGGCCAGGTGCAGTGGATCCTCAACACCTCGGCCGGCAACCGGACCACCGAGGATTCCTATATCATCCGCCGGGCGGCGCTCGATTATCATATTCCCTACACCACCACCATCACCGGCGGCCAGGCCATGACCAGGGCCATGGAGTCGATGCGTCACAAATCAGTGGGCGTCAAGACCATCCAGGAATTCGCAAAGAACATTGACTGA
- the ftsH gene encoding ATP-dependent zinc metalloprotease FtsH, which yields MNTFYKNLSMWLVIGLTMILLFQLFNKPQGQSNSITYSEFWSNVESGAISKVSIQGEEITGIGQDGRPFKTVAPNDTGLIPMLRDSDVDISVKKPEETPWYLTIFISWFPMLLLIGVWIFFMRQMQMGGKGGALSFGKTRAKLQGEGEVKVTFKDVAGIDEAKAELEEIIDFLRDPQKFTKLGGRIPKGVLLAGSPGTGKTLLARAIAGEAGVPFFTISGSDFVEMFVGVGASRVRDLFSQGKKNAPCIIFIDEIDAVGRHRGAGLGGGHDEREQTLNQLLVEMDGFEGNDGVIIIAATNRPDVLDPALLRPGRFDRQVVVPVPDVKGREKILEIYGKKTKLAADVDMAVIARGTPGFSGADLENLINEAALMAAREGKEEVDAAQLERAKDKVMMGAERKSMIISPREKEITAYHEAGHALVARLLPGTDPIHKVTIIPRGRALGLTMQLPMDEKYTHARGYLLNSIAILFGGRVAEKLVFDEITTGAGNDIERASELARKMVCEWGMSDELGPLAYGKKEEHIFLGREIAQHRDYSEQTAQKIDAAVKQIIVEANDKVTRLLDENRDILKAIADELLERETIMLEDIDRIIDELRGGAGAEEVEETVEA from the coding sequence TTGAATACCTTTTATAAAAATCTCAGTATGTGGCTGGTCATCGGATTGACCATGATCCTGCTGTTCCAGCTGTTCAATAAGCCGCAGGGCCAGAGCAATTCCATCACCTACAGCGAATTCTGGTCCAACGTGGAAAGCGGCGCCATCAGCAAGGTCAGTATCCAGGGCGAGGAGATCACCGGCATCGGCCAGGATGGACGGCCCTTCAAGACCGTGGCGCCCAACGATACCGGCCTGATTCCCATGCTGCGTGATTCGGATGTGGATATCTCGGTCAAGAAGCCCGAGGAAACTCCCTGGTATCTGACCATTTTTATTTCCTGGTTTCCGATGCTGCTGCTGATCGGCGTGTGGATCTTTTTCATGCGCCAGATGCAGATGGGCGGCAAGGGCGGGGCGCTGTCCTTCGGCAAGACCCGCGCCAAGCTCCAGGGCGAGGGCGAGGTCAAGGTAACCTTCAAGGATGTGGCCGGCATTGACGAAGCTAAGGCGGAACTGGAAGAGATTATTGATTTTCTCCGCGATCCGCAGAAGTTCACCAAGCTCGGTGGCCGCATTCCCAAGGGCGTGCTGTTGGCCGGCTCGCCCGGTACCGGCAAGACGTTGCTCGCCCGGGCCATTGCCGGTGAGGCCGGGGTGCCCTTTTTCACTATCTCGGGCTCGGATTTTGTCGAGATGTTCGTCGGTGTCGGTGCCTCCCGGGTGCGCGATCTGTTCAGCCAAGGCAAGAAAAACGCGCCTTGCATCATCTTCATCGACGAGATCGACGCGGTCGGTCGCCATCGTGGCGCCGGTCTGGGCGGCGGTCACGACGAGCGCGAGCAGACCCTCAACCAGCTGCTGGTGGAGATGGACGGATTCGAGGGCAACGATGGGGTGATTATCATCGCCGCCACCAACCGGCCCGATGTGCTCGATCCTGCCCTGCTTCGCCCCGGCCGCTTCGATCGCCAGGTGGTGGTGCCGGTGCCGGACGTCAAGGGTCGGGAGAAGATCCTCGAAATTTATGGCAAGAAAACCAAGCTGGCCGCCGATGTCGACATGGCGGTCATTGCCCGTGGGACCCCTGGTTTTTCCGGCGCTGATCTGGAAAATCTGATCAACGAGGCGGCCTTGATGGCGGCGCGTGAGGGCAAGGAAGAGGTTGATGCCGCCCAGTTGGAACGGGCCAAGGACAAGGTGATGATGGGGGCGGAACGCAAGTCCATGATCATCAGCCCGCGTGAGAAGGAAATCACCGCCTACCACGAGGCCGGACACGCCCTGGTGGCCCGGCTCCTGCCCGGCACCGATCCCATCCACAAGGTGACCATCATCCCGCGTGGCCGGGCCTTGGGTTTGACCATGCAGCTGCCCATGGATGAAAAATATACCCATGCGCGCGGTTATCTGCTCAATTCGATCGCCATTCTCTTTGGCGGTCGGGTGGCGGAGAAGCTGGTGTTTGACGAGATCACCACCGGTGCGGGCAACGACATCGAACGGGCCAGCGAGTTGGCGCGCAAGATGGTCTGCGAATGGGGCATGAGCGACGAACTCGGGCCGCTGGCCTACGGCAAGAAGGAAGAACACATCTTCCTTGGCCGCGAGATCGCCCAGCATCGTGATTACAGCGAGCAGACCGCGCAGAAGATCGATGCGGCGGTCAAGCAGATCATTGTCGAGGCCAACGACAAGGTGACCCGCTTGCTCGACGAGAATCGGGACATCCTCAAGGCCATTGCCGACGAGCTGTTGGAAAGGGAAACCATCATGCTCGAGGACATTGATCGGATCATCGACGAGTTACGTGGCGGTGCCGGGGCGGAGGAGGTCGAGGAAACGGTCGAGGCCTGA
- the folP gene encoding dihydropteroate synthase produces MTHRTKIMGILNVTPDSFSDGGKWISEKALDERIDQLIAEGADIIDVGGESTRPFAEPVRVDEELARVIPAIRKIRQRSDIPISIDTTKAAVARAAIDAGATMINDISALRQDPEMLAVVRSFDGPVVIMHMQGTPGDMQRNPQYSDVVAEINDFFTERICWLDANGVDRSRIIVDPGIGFGKTLEHNLTILRNIPAFKEHGCPVLIGHSRKSFLEQVLDIPVDERDSPTALVSVFCAQQQVDILRVHDTRSTVQALVLHNVLIDLP; encoded by the coding sequence ATGACCCACCGCACCAAAATTATGGGGATTCTCAATGTCACCCCGGATTCCTTTTCCGACGGCGGCAAATGGATCAGCGAAAAAGCCTTGGATGAACGGATTGACCAGTTGATAGCCGAAGGTGCGGATATCATCGATGTGGGGGGCGAATCCACCCGCCCCTTTGCCGAACCGGTGCGTGTGGACGAGGAGTTGGCGCGGGTGATTCCGGCGATCCGAAAAATAAGGCAGCGCAGCGACATTCCCATCTCCATCGACACCACCAAGGCAGCGGTGGCTAGGGCGGCCATCGATGCCGGGGCGACGATGATCAACGATATTTCCGCCCTGCGCCAGGATCCCGAAATGCTCGCGGTGGTCCGATCGTTTGATGGCCCGGTGGTGATCATGCACATGCAGGGCACACCGGGGGACATGCAGCGCAATCCGCAATACAGCGACGTGGTCGCGGAAATTAACGACTTTTTCACCGAACGCATCTGCTGGTTGGACGCAAACGGCGTTGACCGCTCACGGATTATCGTCGACCCCGGTATCGGCTTTGGCAAGACCCTGGAGCATAATTTGACGATCCTGCGCAACATCCCAGCCTTCAAGGAGCACGGCTGCCCCGTGTTGATCGGTCATTCGCGTAAATCCTTCTTGGAGCAGGTGTTGGATATTCCAGTGGACGAACGCGACAGCCCGACCGCATTGGTATCTGTCTTTTGTGCTCAGCAGCAAGTTGATATTCTTCGGGTGCATGATACGCGCAGTACTGTGCAGGCTCTCGTGTTGCATAACGTTTTGATTGATTTGCCGTAG